CAATTCTCACCTTTCGTTTTAAGGCATGTTTTACGATGGTAGACTTCATATCACTAAATTCTGGACTTGGACTATCATACTTTCTTACCAGTTTTATTGCATCAAACTTACATTTTGTAGTACACACACCGCATCCTACACACATGAATTCATCTGTGACTGTGGCACCACACCCAAGACAACGTTCCGTTTCCTTCTTTATCTGAGCCTCTGTAAGTGTACCACGTAAATCTCTAAAGGTTTCCTTAGATTTTATTTCCTTAGCATGGCTTGCTTTTTGCCTTGGAAGTCGATCATACCCTTCAAGAACAAGATCTCCTTTATCAAATGCACGGTAATCTCGTTTTATACGACCAAGAATTAAACTTTGTCCATTCTGAACAAAACGATGGATCGAAATTGCTCCCTCTTTTCCCATTGCAATGGCATCGATAGCAAACCTTGGCCCACTTAATGCATCTCCCCCTGCAAATACATCGGGTTCACCGGTTTGGTAAGTAACAGGGTCAGCTTTAATTGTCTTGTTAGGATTTAATTCTATATTACTGTTCACAATCAAGTCTCCCCAATCCATTGCTTGACCTACAGAAATCAATACATTGTTTGTCTTGACTATCTTTGTCTCATTTTCATCGTATTTAGGATTAAACCTCTTGTTTTTATCGAAAACAGAAATACATTTTCTAAATTCCACACCTACAACCTGACCATTTTCCACTAAAATTTGTTTTGGTCCCCAGGAATTGTTAATGCTAATGTCTTCTAACAATGCTTCTTCGATTTCTTCCTCAAGGGCAGGCATTTCTTCTCTATTTTCTAAACAATACATCCCTATTTTTGAAGGGCTAATACGTGTAGCTGTTCGGGCAACATCAATGGCAACATTACCTCCACCAATTACAACCACTTCACCCTTCATTTTTAAATCTTCACCTAGATTCACTCTGCGTAAAAATTCTACACCAGTAATTATACCCTTTGCATTTTCACCCTCGATTCCTAGCTTTCTACCTGCTCCAGCACCTATGGCTAGATAGAATGCTTCAAAACCTTTATTTCTCAAGTCATTTAAAGTTACATCTTTGCCTACTTCAACACCTGTCTTAAATTCAACACCTAATTCTCTCAAAATATCGATTTCTGCATTGACTACATCCTTTTCAAGTCTAAAGGCAGGGATTCCCAGTGTGAGCATTCCTCCAAGTACTTTTTGTTTTTCAAATACCGTTACCTTATATCCATCAATAGCTAAATAGTAGGCACAGGAGAGTCCCGAGGGCCCAGCACCAATAATGGCAATCTGCTTCCCATAATCATGCCTTTTTTTAGGTATGTAGCGATTTTTTTCATTCAAATCTTGTTCCGCAATGAATTTCTTGATATCATCGATAGCTATAGGATCATCAATATCGCCTCTAGTACAGGCTGATTCACAATATCTTGGACAGACACGTCCACATATTGCAGGAAATGGATTTTCGTACTTGATAAGCTCAAGTGCCTCAGTATATCTTCCCTGAGAAGCTAACTTAATATAACCCTGGATACCAATATGGGCAGGACATTCTGCTTTACAAGGACTTGAACCAGTATCCACAACAACTTTTCTGTTAATACGATAGTCGGGATTCCATTTATCTGGACCCCACTGTGTATCATGGGGAAGCTCTCTTTTCTTCTCTGGAATAGGTGTTTCTGTACAGATTTTTTGGCCTAATTTCAATGCCCCACTTGGACAATTTTCAACACATTCCCCACATGCAACACATTTATCCCTATCCACCTGTGAAACATAGTTTGAACGCACCATATCAGGATTTTGCCACATATTAGCAATTCTCATGCTAAAACACCCGCATCCACAGCAATTACAAATAGCATGGGTTTTCCCGGGCCCATCTGTATTGGGTATACTATGCATTAACCCATTTTCTTCTGCCTTTTTAATAACTTCAAAGGCCTCTTCACGGGTAATCTCCCTACCTCTACCTGTTTTTATATAATATTCAGCAGCATGACCCATCTGAATACACATATCTTCCTTTAGGTGTCCACAGCCTTCTCCCATGGCTTCCCTCGACGTACGGCAGGCACAATCTGAAACTGAGAAGATAGTATTTTCATTGAGATACTTAGAAACTTCTTCATAGGATGCTATTCTGGTTTCACCATCAATGGCTTGCTCAATAGGAATAACACGCATAGGTCCTGATCCCACAGGAACATTACCTGCAGCCAAAGGCCCTTTTAATTTTCCGTATTCATCAAAGCACCTGCCTAGTTGTGGATACTTTTTGACATTTTCCCTGTTATTGACTATCATTTCCATATGACCCGGAACCCAGAGTTCAATCCAATACTTATTAACCCCATCAATTTCATTGACAAAGGCAGCACCAGCAACTGCTAATTCCCATAAAAGTTTCTCCGTTTCTTCTACAGATTTACCACATAAAGGAGCAACCTCTTTTGCACTCATTCTTTTACGTAATTCAAGACAAAGTCCTGCTTCTGCCATTTCTTCTGTAACAATAGGTTCAAGAATTTTATATTCGGGACGATCTGGAGTAATTTCTTTTTTTGAACCACGTTTTGTCCTACTTATCTTATTTGCAAGATCTAATACCCTTTCCTTCACCATATATAATTTTCCCCCATTCAGAATTTGACTATATTTTTATATTTATTTCCAATTATTAACTTCTGTACGTATCCAATCCGTCCATTCATCAATACCTTCACCTGTTTTAGCAGATATTGGAATAACCTTAATTTTAGGATTTAATTTCTTTACCCGTTCCTTAACCGCTTCTAAATCAAAATCAAAATAATCTATAGCATCCATCTTATTAACTAGGAGAATATCAACAATTGAAAACATCAAGGGATACTTTAAAGGTTTATCATCTCCCTCTGGAACACTTAAAATCATGGCATTTTTCGATGCCCCAGTATCAAATTCTGCTGGACATACTAAATTACCCACATTTTCTAAGATGACAAAGTCAATTTCTTCTGTTCCTAATCCCAATAGTCCCTGTTTCGTCATATCAGCATCAAGATGACACATACCCCCTGTGTGTAGTTGGATTACTTTTGTACCTGTTTGTGCAACGGTATAGGCATCTACATCTGAGTCAATATCCGCTTCTAAAATACCAATCCCCATTTCATCCTTTAAGGCATCAATCGTCCTTAAAACAGTTGTTGTTTTACCAGAACCTGGCGATGACATCAAATTTAATAAAAAGGTCTTCTCCTTCTTCAATTCTTCCCTAAGCAAATCCGCTTGTCGATCGTTATCTTCAAAAACGCTTTGCTTAATCTCAAGAACTTTATACGTATCCATAATATTCCTACCTCCATTTCAGCTTAAATTATTTGCTCAATTAATAAGTTTATATTCTTTGATATGATTTTTTTTCTGCAAGCCCTTTGATTACCTTATAGGCTTTCAGGTCTGTATAAAGTTCACCAAGATAAGGATTCCTCTTTGTTTTAACCACTTTGTAAATCATATACACTAATACTAATATATTTACAACTAATGCTAAAAAGCTAGGTACAAATAGTGCCCCTGTGTTGTAGGATGATGCAACTGAAAAGACACCCTCATCGATAAATGCAGGAAATGTCTGTGCGAACATACACCATATGGCCAAGGTTTGTGCCCGATGTTGTAGCCATGCTCCTTTTCCCAAAGTAAAGGCACAAATAGTTGGTGGTAATAGTAAAGCAAAACCACAATACCAAGCATGACCTGGTAGACAGTTATAGGTATAAGCAAAATTCCATACATCATATGCTATTATCCAAAACCATAGCATATCAGGCCATAGCATATCTTTACTTCCATCCCTATTAGTTTGTTTTTTTATGCAAATCCCAAGCCATCCAGTTATGGTTATGATGTTAAGTATACCTGCCACACCATTCATAAAATTCCAAGAACCACCAATCACATACATGGCTTCATCCACTAAATTCCCTCCACCTGGATACTGCATACCAATTTGAAAATCACGGGTTACTGCCTCCAAGATGTTGATAGCTAGAATAAGTGGTGGAAAACATAATGCCCATTTCTTATCAGATAATCTACATTCATCACCTGTCAATTTATTTTTCCATTTAACATGTCTGATGCACCAAAATCCTATACATCCTGCTGTACATGAATACACCTTTACTAAATGAAACCAGTCTGTATAAGTTGTATCCCTTAATATCGTAAACCATAATATAGAAAGTATTAATGGCAAAACAAAAAAGCAGAAAAATCCAACATATTTCCTTCTACGAGCTATTTCATTAAGCCCAAATAGTGCTATAAAAACAATAAACCAAACCCCCCATACACTTAATACCGATGCTCCCTCGGCATAGTTAAAAACAAACATATTATAACCCCCTATTATAAATATTTAATGCTTTATAAATCGATTGTATAATTTCAGTTACAATCGTATAGCATTCCTAATTAGATTGCTATTCTCTTGTTATTTTTTTATCATTTTTAGTATATTTAAAAAAATTATTGCTGTCAAAAAATTGAAAACGTTGAAATTTCAACGTTTTCTAATTTTCTATTCCAAGTATAGTTTACATATTAAAAACAGAGTAAATCATGTGTAAAATGCCCCATAAGAGAGATTACTATACACGAAAGTGTAAACTATACTTGAAAATAAAAAAGTTGCTTCAATGATTTAAAATCATCGAAGCAACAATTGCCATTAAAAATATTTATCTATTAAATAATT
This DNA window, taken from Maledivibacter sp., encodes the following:
- a CDS encoding FAD-dependent oxidoreductase, with product MVKERVLDLANKISRTKRGSKKEITPDRPEYKILEPIVTEEMAEAGLCLELRKRMSAKEVAPLCGKSVEETEKLLWELAVAGAAFVNEIDGVNKYWIELWVPGHMEMIVNNRENVKKYPQLGRCFDEYGKLKGPLAAGNVPVGSGPMRVIPIEQAIDGETRIASYEEVSKYLNENTIFSVSDCACRTSREAMGEGCGHLKEDMCIQMGHAAEYYIKTGRGREITREEAFEVIKKAEENGLMHSIPNTDGPGKTHAICNCCGCGCFSMRIANMWQNPDMVRSNYVSQVDRDKCVACGECVENCPSGALKLGQKICTETPIPEKKRELPHDTQWGPDKWNPDYRINRKVVVDTGSSPCKAECPAHIGIQGYIKLASQGRYTEALELIKYENPFPAICGRVCPRYCESACTRGDIDDPIAIDDIKKFIAEQDLNEKNRYIPKKRHDYGKQIAIIGAGPSGLSCAYYLAIDGYKVTVFEKQKVLGGMLTLGIPAFRLEKDVVNAEIDILRELGVEFKTGVEVGKDVTLNDLRNKGFEAFYLAIGAGAGRKLGIEGENAKGIITGVEFLRRVNLGEDLKMKGEVVVIGGGNVAIDVARTATRISPSKIGMYCLENREEMPALEEEIEEALLEDISINNSWGPKQILVENGQVVGVEFRKCISVFDKNKRFNPKYDENETKIVKTNNVLISVGQAMDWGDLIVNSNIELNPNKTIKADPVTYQTGEPDVFAGGDALSGPRFAIDAIAMGKEGAISIHRFVQNGQSLILGRIKRDYRAFDKGDLVLEGYDRLPRQKASHAKEIKSKETFRDLRGTLTEAQIKKETERCLGCGATVTDEFMCVGCGVCTTKCKFDAIKLVRKYDSPSPEFSDMKSTIVKHALKRKVRIAIKKPIKSVKSAFYGKKVSERN
- the hypB gene encoding hydrogenase nickel incorporation protein HypB; translation: MDTYKVLEIKQSVFEDNDRQADLLREELKKEKTFLLNLMSSPGSGKTTTVLRTIDALKDEMGIGILEADIDSDVDAYTVAQTGTKVIQLHTGGMCHLDADMTKQGLLGLGTEEIDFVILENVGNLVCPAEFDTGASKNAMILSVPEGDDKPLKYPLMFSIVDILLVNKMDAIDYFDFDLEAVKERVKKLNPKIKVIPISAKTGEGIDEWTDWIRTEVNNWK
- a CDS encoding DUF5692 family protein, translating into MFVFNYAEGASVLSVWGVWFIVFIALFGLNEIARRRKYVGFFCFFVLPLILSILWFTILRDTTYTDWFHLVKVYSCTAGCIGFWCIRHVKWKNKLTGDECRLSDKKWALCFPPLILAINILEAVTRDFQIGMQYPGGGNLVDEAMYVIGGSWNFMNGVAGILNIITITGWLGICIKKQTNRDGSKDMLWPDMLWFWIIAYDVWNFAYTYNCLPGHAWYCGFALLLPPTICAFTLGKGAWLQHRAQTLAIWCMFAQTFPAFIDEGVFSVASSYNTGALFVPSFLALVVNILVLVYMIYKVVKTKRNPYLGELYTDLKAYKVIKGLAEKKSYQRI